A region from the Acanthochromis polyacanthus isolate Apoly-LR-REF ecotype Palm Island chromosome 23, KAUST_Apoly_ChrSc, whole genome shotgun sequence genome encodes:
- the LOC127532505 gene encoding N-lysine methyltransferase KMT5A-like, which yields MADGGSSLKNPSRRRLRISPQQDAEKHIRLKTDKEGLREVFVNSFKGRGVFASIPFSKGDFVVEYRGKLFTPDSRPVAETYSERAAAYLFDFQWKGKSWCLDASLEDQSLGRLVNDEHKNPNCKMRTVQLDGMPHLCLFAVQDIVPGDEVTYDYGHCDWPWRKQHISTSPVATSVDEDPNSSHQVPGPEEHVEPLSSDINKHISTSPVATSVDEDPNSSHQVPGPEEHVEPLSSDINKHISTSPVATSVDEDPNSSHQVPGPEEHVEPLSSDINKLCESTL from the exons ATGGCTGATGGTGGCAGCAGCCTGAAGAATCCCTCCAGAAGGAGGCTGCGGATCTCACCACAACAGGATGCAGAAAAGCACATAAGACTTAAAACTGACAAGGAGGGTCTTAGAGAGGTGTTTGTGAACTCTTTTAAAG GACGAGGTGTTTTCGCTTCCATACCTTTCAGCAAAGGAGATTTTGTTGTAGAGTACAGGGGGAAACTTTTTACTCCAGACAGTCGTCCTGTTGCCGAGACCTACAGTGAACGTGCTGCAGCATATCTCTTTGATTTTCAATGGAAAGGGAAATCTTGGTG CCTTGATGCATCTCTGGAGGACCAGTCACTTGGAAGACTGGTCAATGATGAGCACAAAAACCCAAACTGCAAAATGCGAACAGTTCAACTGGACGGGATGCCACACctctgtctctttgcagttcAAGACATTGTCCCAGGAGATGAAGTCACATACGATTATGGGCATTGTGATTGGCCTTGGCGCAAACAG CACATTTCCACTTCTCCTGTGGCCACATCAGTGGATGAGGATCCAAACAGCAGCCATCAGGTGCCgggtcctgaggaacatgtGGAGCCACTGTCCTCTGATATAAATAAG CACATTTCCACTTCTCCTGTGGCCACATCAGTGGATGAGGATCCAAACAGCAGCCATCAGGTGCCgggtcctgaggaacatgtGGAGCCACTGTCCTCTGATATAAATAAG CACATTTCCACTTCTCCTGTGGCCACATCAGTGGATGAGGATCCAAACAGCAGCCATCAGGTGCCgggtcctgaggaacatgtGGAGCCACTGTCCTCTGATATAAATAAG CTGTGTGAGTCCACATTGTAG